Proteins found in one Subtercola endophyticus genomic segment:
- a CDS encoding phosphoenolpyruvate carboxylase yields the protein MTIDDQPPTATTTAGLDLSRSAISDEVDEDLRSDVRLLGSLLGRVLSESGGPELLADVEKLRALTIDAYEHEHSAHENDASIEDAEQLVESFTPERAEQVARAFTCYFHLSNLAEEHHRVRVLLARDARGDAQASDSLAAAITQLQAEVGADETASRLANLRFHPVLTAHPTEARRRAVASGIRRISELLAERDVTQPGTLNAAENDRRLLEEIDVLWRTSPLRTTRPTPLDEVRTAMNIFDQTLFQIVPRVYRLLDDWLLAADAGAKPVTAPAFMRLGSWIGADRDGNPYVTAAVTKSAAAIASEHILLGLEHAATRIGRTLTLDSADTPPDAALKALWERQRSFAGDVTAQIGTRAPNEPHRRVLLVIAERIAATRTRDADLAYARPDELLSDLRTIQASLRSAGAERSANGELQNLIWQVETFGFHLAELEVRQHSKVHRQALEEIRAGGPLSDMTNEVLDVYRTISYLQGRYGVKAAHRYIVSFTQSSEDLANVYALAEAALGSAEAAPTLDAIPLFETFDDLRASTEILAEYIEFEPVKARLAATGRKLEVMLGYSDSSKDVGPVSATLALYSAQAKIAQWAKDNDIELTLFHGRGGALGRGGGPANEAVMAQPPGSVEGRFKLTEQGEVIFAQYGDKTIAARHIEQMAAATLLASSPSNEEENRAATEAFAEVAATMDVRSRERFYELIKADGFAPWFAQVTPLEEVGLLALGSRPARRGLSIESLEDLRAIPWVFAWTQARINLTGWFGLGSALAAVGDVDVLRDAYARWPLFTAMINNVEMSLAKTDDRLAERYLALGDRDDLAGLVLEEMALTREWVQRTTGHSESLEARPVLRRAVRLRSPYVDALSLLQLRALKSIRASGSADPLDEPHQLLLLAVNGVAAGLQNTG from the coding sequence GTGACTATCGACGACCAGCCCCCAACCGCAACAACCACGGCGGGTTTAGACCTCAGCCGCAGCGCCATCAGCGACGAGGTCGACGAAGACCTGCGGTCTGATGTGCGGCTGCTCGGCAGCCTGCTCGGCCGGGTACTCAGTGAATCCGGCGGCCCCGAGTTGCTCGCAGACGTCGAGAAACTGCGCGCCCTGACCATCGACGCCTACGAGCACGAGCACAGCGCGCACGAGAACGACGCTTCGATCGAAGATGCCGAGCAGCTCGTCGAGTCTTTCACGCCCGAACGCGCCGAGCAGGTGGCGCGGGCGTTCACCTGCTACTTCCACCTCAGCAACCTCGCCGAAGAGCACCACCGCGTGCGGGTGCTGCTGGCTCGGGATGCCCGGGGTGACGCCCAGGCCTCTGACTCGCTCGCGGCGGCGATCACTCAGTTGCAGGCCGAGGTCGGCGCCGACGAAACAGCCTCACGGCTCGCGAACCTGCGTTTTCACCCCGTACTCACCGCTCACCCCACCGAGGCGCGCCGGCGCGCGGTCGCCTCGGGCATCCGGCGCATCAGCGAGCTGCTCGCCGAGCGCGACGTGACACAGCCCGGCACTCTGAACGCCGCCGAGAACGACCGCCGTCTGCTCGAAGAGATCGACGTGCTCTGGCGCACGTCGCCGCTGCGCACCACGCGGCCCACCCCGCTCGACGAGGTGCGCACGGCGATGAACATCTTCGACCAGACGCTCTTTCAGATCGTGCCGCGGGTCTACCGGCTGCTCGACGACTGGCTGCTGGCCGCCGATGCCGGCGCGAAGCCCGTCACGGCCCCTGCGTTCATGCGCCTCGGAAGCTGGATCGGCGCCGACCGCGACGGAAACCCCTACGTGACCGCCGCCGTCACGAAGTCGGCTGCAGCGATCGCCTCCGAGCACATTCTGCTCGGTCTCGAGCACGCCGCGACCCGCATCGGCCGCACGCTCACGCTCGACTCCGCCGACACCCCGCCCGACGCCGCGCTCAAGGCGCTCTGGGAGCGCCAGCGCAGCTTCGCCGGTGACGTCACGGCCCAGATCGGAACGCGCGCGCCGAACGAACCGCACCGCCGGGTGCTGCTGGTGATCGCCGAGCGAATCGCGGCGACGCGCACGCGAGACGCCGACCTCGCGTACGCCCGGCCCGATGAACTGCTCAGTGATCTGCGCACCATTCAGGCCTCGCTGCGCTCTGCGGGAGCCGAACGCAGCGCGAACGGCGAACTGCAGAACCTCATCTGGCAGGTCGAGACCTTCGGCTTCCATCTCGCCGAGCTCGAGGTGCGCCAGCACTCGAAGGTGCACCGGCAGGCGCTCGAAGAGATCCGCGCGGGCGGCCCGCTCAGCGACATGACGAACGAGGTACTCGACGTCTATCGCACCATCTCGTATCTGCAGGGCCGCTACGGAGTGAAGGCCGCGCATCGGTACATCGTGTCGTTCACGCAGTCGTCAGAAGACCTGGCGAACGTCTACGCCCTCGCGGAGGCGGCGCTGGGTTCGGCCGAGGCTGCGCCGACGCTCGACGCGATTCCGTTGTTCGAAACCTTCGACGATCTGCGCGCCAGCACCGAGATCCTCGCCGAATACATCGAGTTCGAGCCGGTCAAGGCACGATTGGCAGCTACGGGCCGCAAGCTCGAGGTCATGCTGGGCTACTCCGACTCGTCGAAAGACGTCGGCCCGGTATCCGCGACGCTCGCGCTGTACTCGGCGCAGGCGAAGATCGCGCAGTGGGCGAAAGACAACGACATCGAGCTGACGCTCTTCCACGGCCGCGGCGGTGCCCTCGGCCGCGGCGGCGGCCCCGCGAACGAGGCCGTGATGGCCCAGCCGCCCGGATCGGTCGAGGGCCGGTTCAAGCTCACCGAGCAGGGTGAGGTGATCTTCGCGCAGTACGGCGACAAGACCATCGCTGCCCGGCACATCGAGCAGATGGCGGCGGCCACCCTGCTCGCCTCGAGCCCGTCGAACGAAGAAGAGAATCGCGCCGCGACAGAGGCCTTTGCGGAGGTCGCGGCGACGATGGATGTTCGCTCACGCGAGCGCTTCTACGAACTCATCAAGGCCGACGGTTTCGCGCCCTGGTTCGCGCAGGTCACGCCGCTCGAAGAGGTCGGTCTGCTCGCGCTGGGTTCTCGCCCCGCGCGCCGCGGGCTCTCGATCGAGTCGCTCGAAGATCTGCGCGCGATTCCGTGGGTTTTCGCCTGGACCCAGGCCCGTATCAACCTCACCGGCTGGTTCGGCCTGGGCAGCGCACTGGCAGCCGTGGGCGATGTGGATGTTCTGCGTGACGCCTACGCACGCTGGCCGCTCTTCACGGCGATGATCAACAACGTCGAGATGTCGCTGGCCAAGACCGACGACCGGCTGGCCGAGCGCTACCTCGCCCTGGGCGACCGCGACGATCTCGCCGGGCTGGTGCTCGAAGAGATGGCGCTGACGCGTGAGTGGGTGCAGCGCACGACCGGGCATTCCGAGTCGCTCGAGGCCCGCCCCGTGCTGCGCCGGGCGGTTCGCCTGCGCAGCCCGTATGTCGACGCCCTGTCGCTGCTGCAGCTTCGTGCGCTCAAGTCGATCCGGGCATCCGGCAGCGCAGACCCGCTCGACGAGCCGCATCAGCTGTTGCTGCTGGCGGTCAACGGCGTCGCCGCCGGCCTGCAG
- a CDS encoding MarP family serine protease, giving the protein MQLAVDIVLIVAAVLAVAGGWARGALVTAASLAGIAVGAWVATLVAPIVVDWLVQYGWTSTLQRSIAAGAVFVLSIVIGSSVLGAAATLMRRAVGRVRVVRKLDSAGGAVLGILAWAVVVWLAGGFLLSTGQLQATQLVNSSQVVRTLNSMAPIPATAALGTLDTALGNAGFPTVFADGAEFIAGAQAPDSTVPSAVTASSDGVVKVLTSAPNCGNDSEGSGWVVADDRIVTNAHVVAGGTEIFVQAGGSGSLLPATLVVYDPQRDLAVLDVAGLGISPLTLGSNLGPSDSAVVAGYPENGPFTSATARVRQVVEAVGLDIYGSATVTREIYSLRTTVLPGNSGGPLFDTSGKVVGVVFARSTTDDQTGYALTLSEAQPVIDEAGASTPVSSGACQSE; this is encoded by the coding sequence ATGCAATTGGCCGTCGACATCGTCTTGATCGTCGCCGCCGTGCTCGCGGTCGCCGGCGGGTGGGCGCGCGGGGCTTTGGTGACGGCGGCATCGCTCGCGGGCATCGCCGTCGGGGCCTGGGTGGCCACCCTCGTCGCACCGATCGTGGTCGACTGGCTGGTGCAATACGGCTGGACCAGCACGCTGCAGCGGTCGATCGCCGCGGGCGCCGTGTTTGTGCTCTCGATCGTCATCGGGTCTTCGGTGCTCGGGGCGGCGGCCACGCTCATGCGTCGCGCTGTCGGGCGCGTTCGGGTCGTGCGCAAGCTCGACTCGGCGGGCGGCGCGGTGCTGGGAATTCTGGCCTGGGCCGTCGTGGTGTGGCTGGCCGGCGGCTTTCTGCTGTCGACGGGGCAGTTGCAGGCGACGCAGCTGGTCAACTCGTCGCAGGTCGTGCGCACGCTCAACTCGATGGCGCCGATTCCCGCGACGGCTGCCCTCGGCACGCTCGACACCGCGCTCGGCAACGCGGGGTTTCCCACGGTATTCGCCGACGGAGCCGAGTTCATCGCCGGTGCGCAGGCGCCGGATTCCACCGTTCCGAGTGCCGTCACGGCCTCGTCAGACGGTGTGGTGAAAGTGCTCACCTCCGCGCCGAACTGCGGCAACGACTCCGAAGGAAGCGGGTGGGTGGTCGCCGACGACCGCATCGTCACGAATGCCCACGTCGTAGCCGGCGGCACCGAAATCTTCGTGCAAGCGGGCGGTTCGGGCTCACTACTGCCCGCGACACTCGTCGTCTACGACCCGCAGCGCGACCTCGCCGTGCTCGACGTCGCAGGCCTCGGCATCTCGCCCCTGACCCTCGGCTCGAACCTCGGCCCCTCCGACTCGGCAGTGGTGGCCGGCTACCCCGAGAACGGCCCGTTCACCAGCGCCACCGCCCGGGTTCGCCAGGTGGTCGAGGCGGTCGGACTCGACATCTACGGCTCGGCAACGGTCACGCGTGAGATCTACTCGTTGCGCACCACCGTGTTGCCCGGCAACTCCGGCGGCCCGCTGTTCGACACCTCGGGCAAGGTGGTCGGCGTGGTGTTCGCCCGCTCCACCACCGACGATCAGACGGGCTACGCCCTCACGCTGAGCGAGGCGCAGCCGGTCATCGACGAGGCAGGTGCCTCAACCCCCGTCTCCTCCGGCGCCTGCCAGAGCGAATAA
- a CDS encoding ABC transporter ATP-binding protein codes for MNSTDSLSTGTTFAAREGARVDLSNVVKYYASQRALNGVNLSMAPGEFVALLGPSGCGKTTVLRALSGLESITEGRIVIDGVDVANTPVNKRDIGMVFQAYSLFPHLTVTQNVEFGLRMRKVDAAARRRRASEALDMVGLGDFGGRYAHQLSGGQQQRVALARALVTRPRVLLLDEPLSALDAKVRVQLRDEIRRIQTELGITTLFVTHDQEEALAVADRVAVMRAGNIEQIGTPEDLYTRPATSFVATFIGLSNALDARLAGSTVTVLGTDLPLLGTGPADGMVTAYIRPEDVSFVPDGSTGAIAATVVASSFLGSLRRTQVRLDTGDLLFVQHDVQLHPLSGERVAVALRGGPVAVDAA; via the coding sequence ATGAACTCCACCGACTCGCTGTCGACCGGTACCACCTTTGCTGCTCGCGAAGGCGCTCGGGTCGACCTGTCGAATGTTGTGAAGTACTACGCGAGTCAGCGAGCGCTGAACGGCGTGAACCTGTCGATGGCGCCGGGGGAGTTCGTCGCTCTGCTGGGGCCGTCGGGCTGCGGTAAGACGACGGTGCTGCGCGCTCTCTCAGGGCTCGAGAGCATCACCGAGGGCCGCATCGTGATCGACGGCGTCGACGTGGCGAACACCCCGGTGAACAAGCGCGATATCGGCATGGTCTTTCAGGCGTACTCCCTGTTTCCGCACCTCACGGTGACGCAGAACGTCGAGTTCGGGCTGCGGATGCGCAAAGTGGATGCCGCGGCCAGGCGCCGCCGGGCATCCGAAGCTCTCGACATGGTGGGCCTCGGCGACTTCGGGGGGCGTTATGCCCACCAGCTCTCGGGCGGCCAGCAGCAGCGTGTGGCGCTGGCTCGCGCGCTCGTCACCCGGCCGCGGGTGCTGCTGCTCGACGAACCCCTGTCGGCACTCGACGCGAAGGTGCGGGTTCAGCTGCGCGATGAGATTCGCCGCATTCAGACCGAACTCGGCATCACGACGCTCTTCGTCACGCACGATCAAGAAGAGGCGCTCGCTGTGGCCGACCGGGTCGCGGTGATGCGCGCGGGCAACATCGAGCAGATCGGCACGCCCGAAGACCTCTACACGCGGCCCGCTACCTCGTTCGTCGCCACCTTCATCGGGCTGAGCAACGCACTGGATGCCCGGCTCGCCGGCAGCACCGTCACCGTGCTGGGTACCGACCTGCCGCTGCTCGGCACGGGGCCCGCCGACGGGATGGTCACCGCCTACATCCGCCCCGAAGATGTGTCGTTCGTTCCCGACGGCTCAACCGGCGCGATCGCGGCGACGGTCGTCGCGTCGAGCTTTCTCGGCTCGTTGCGGCGCACCCAGGTTCGGCTCGACACCGGCGACCTGCTCTTCGTGCAGCACGACGTGCAGCTGCACCCCCTCTCCGGCGAGCGCGTCGCGGTCGCCCTCCGCGGCGGCCCGGTGGCGGTCGACGCCGCCTGA